Proteins co-encoded in one Plasmodium reichenowi strain SY57 chromosome 10, whole genome shotgun sequence genomic window:
- a CDS encoding putative membrane protein (conserved Plasmodium membrane protein, unknown function~part of same gene as PRSY57_1018900C, PRSY57_1018900B.1, PRSY57_1018900A~transcript variant 2; alternatively spliced~gap found within coding sequence) produces the protein YNEKPFPIRENEKFLSHLLSTTIFIGNSAVKLLTNNEIQTRINDFYDAGIRFVYFSKTDQINTRNVANLLGMETNWNTSISLSLNDKPSFKNRDGKVVIPSGINNIKTHIKEVDDIPLRVSSYSGCNQFNTAEMIKILLENNEIITCVGNSLNCSNFELYNLCNYSISVLLPFNTICKDCYGKKEKTNPFENQSSKNNPLMLYSSFINSFPCNLIIEKNSLDLSQNVMELVYKLLKSSRIHKKNVSLMIFLFYFYYSYLSFLVFIISMFFLPPFISVVDYLLFILLIIPMLSICLLRNNNNSTIMNDIPDKVISKQFLTKKMIFFLIKWIPMLVFSIILSCYYLQLINKNFVRNYIIRGSLNTYNMSQDLKRKLLKDINYYCNDNIYLLGSFYKCQLLIYSFYKNESMDNVNMVDTMIKQSQIFFFFYFSLFFFVSSLSNSD, from the exons TTTATAATGAAAAGCCATTTCCAATAAGAGAAAACGAAAAGTTTTTATCTCATTTATTATCTACAACTATATTTATtg GCAACTCTGCGGTCAAACTTTTGACGAACAACGAAATTCAAACCAGGATAAATGATTTTTACgat gCAGGAATAAGGTTTGTATATTTTAGTAAGACTGATCAAATAAATACTAGGAATGTAGCCAACTTACTTGGAATGGAGACAAATTGGAATACATCCATTTCATTGAGCCTTAATGATAA GCCCAGCTTCAAAAACAGAGACGGCAAAGTTGTCATTCCAAGTggaataaataatataaagacACACATAAAAGAg GTTGACGATATTCCGTTACGTGTTTCTTCCTACTCAGGATGCAATCAGTTTAACACAGCTGAGATGATAAAGATTTTGTTG GAAAACaatgaaataataacatGTGTAGGAAATAGTTTGAACTGTAGTAACTTTGAACTTTACAATTTGTGTAATTATTCAATATCTGTGTTATTACCTTTTAATACGATTTGCAA AGATTGTTATGgcaaaaaagaaaagacGAACCCTTTTGAAAATCAATCATCAAAAAATAACCCCTTAATGTTATACTCATCTTTTATAAATAGTTTCCCATGCAACTTaattattgaaaaaaaCAGTTTGG ATTTATCTCAAAACGTGATGGAATTGgtttataaattattaaagaGTTCAAGAATTCACAAAAAAAACGTGTCTTTAATgatatttcttttttacttttactattcatatttatcttttttagtatttataatatcaatGTTTTTCCTACCCCCATTCATATCG GTAGTTgattatcttttatttattttgttaatCATACCCATGCTATCCATATGTTTGTTGCGAAACAATAATAACTCAACCATTATGAACGACATACCGGACAAAGTTATATCGAAACAGTTCTTAACAAAAAAGATG attttttttttgataaaatGGATCCCCATGCTCGTTTTTTCAATCATCTTGTCTTGTTATTACTTACAACTgataaacaaaaatttCGTCAGAAACTATATAATTAGGGGATCCCTGAATACTTATAATATGAGTCAGGATTTGAAAAGAAAGCTCTTGAAAGACATAAATTACTACTGCAAcgataatatatatttac TTGGATCCTTTTACAAGTGCcaattattaatttatagtttctataaaaatgaaagtATGGACAACGTGAATATGGTTGATACAATGATTAAACAATctcaaatttttttcttcttttatttttctcttttttttttcgtttcCTCTCTATCAAACAGCGataa
- a CDS encoding putative membrane protein (conserved Plasmodium membrane protein, unknown function~part of same gene as PRSY57_1018900B.2, PRSY57_1018900B.1, PRSY57_1018900A~gap found within coding sequence), which translates to SCLFLFLVLSFLYVIFRIYMLPLEFLKQYPDTVLITLMVIFNVVILIINEILKKVEERIKINRQKYLKVLFGTRLGMWSPK; encoded by the exons TTTCttgtttgtttttatttcttgTTTTAAGTTTTCTTTACGTGATCTTCAGAATATATATGCTTCCTTTGGAGTTTTTGAAGCag TATCCTGATACCGTTTTAATAACCCTAATGGTTATATTCAATGTTGTGatattgataataaatGAGATATTGAAAAAGGTTGAAGAGAGAATAAAAATCAATCGACAGAAATATCTCAAAGTTTTATTTGGTACTCGTTTGGGAATGTGGAGTCCaaaatga
- a CDS encoding 60S ribosomal protein L30e, putative gives MAKKSKKSAGDNINAKLQLVMKSGKYQFGRKSCLKALRTGKGKLVIVSSNCPSIQRSVIEYYAMLSKCGVHDYHGDNNDLGTACGKLFRISCLVITDVGDSDIIKTNE, from the exons atggcaaaaaaatcaaaaaagAGCGCGGGAGATAATATTAACGCCAAATTACAACTTGTTATGAAATCTGGGAAATATCAATTTGGAAGAAAATCATGTTTAAAGGCTTTAAGAACAGGAAAAg gCAAACTTGTTATTGTAAGTAGTAACTGCCCATCCATACAAAGAAGTGTAATTGAATATTATGCTATGCTTTCAAAATGTGGAGTTCATGATTACCATGGTGATAACAACGATTTAGGTACTGCTTGTGGTAAATTATTCCGTATAAGTTGTTTAGTTATAACAGATGTTGGAGATTCTGATATTATAAAGACCAATGAATAA
- a CDS encoding hypothetical protein (conserved Plasmodium protein, unknown function): protein MYKSERQKDITHSNRTKRNEQKNSDMLNKVSNEKCLETNTNESLYNKMDNCINKQNNINKQNNINRQNDINSQNSIGSQNSIGSQNSVGSQNNKNHKKCVNKSRQKYNKIERKKKKNASSLLGDNCVQETEDTHHEKILNDDCLNMEQNKEIVNDHLKEIEKKNSDNEIKADINDEKLQLERDYVIEAADQNKDALSLCACVEEDRKKYVTKEKVNEKDMEYDKDEKDMEGDKNEKEMEYDQDEKDMEGDKNEKEMEYDQDEKDMEGDNNKKDMEYDQDEKDMEGDNNKKVMEYDQGAKDMEGDNNKKVMKYDQGSKDMEGDNNEKDITCDNNITLNNNIPINNFNDNNIVCNYNHRDTIEEADNNYAVENITQVNNIDEIKLKRKRKRKNNFSEYIQEEREDNFIKDKNYNALKTLKDSKRILLNCNKYIEDNNMYKIEDNVQNNNACGNLLCEEKCNNYRQIGKNEKNEKNDKYDDSRKDNTDICNKINLPRVYDNIIQSDSNNLNKYKGSSFALIIHEISDLLSLITTVDKSKNKNKIKLVNIGHQLNTLMRSHYERIYDCDNSLVCTINKIKKLYKCYTSMEEKYLKKKKKQNINKIENENLGGNNDEEDPNDGINISHDDLLNEETNNIDNNIKNDIYKYTIQHNNNNNNNNNEKLIQDPFFQNEFIQGIDNYINQKDETDCHDNIKDKIDTLNCYINQKLNMGCQSIFIEKGDYKKVLNEMGEKVIYEENKKDNHEGNKKDNHEENKKDNHEENNIVDNIKINDDNKTMDNIKINDENNTMDNIKINDENKTMDNIKINDENKTMDNIKINDGNNTMDNIKINDENNTMDNIKINDGNNTMDNIKKSIIKNIGSMESKSTAVTYKECELSLKEGNEEYIEYLKKKKKILNELDKCNSHFFFTYFHKGELIEYLHNQINMHIVEFDKVYQLYISH from the coding sequence ATGTATAAATCTGAACGACAAAAAGATATCACTCATTCAAATAGGACCAAAAgaaatgaacaaaaaaattctGATATGTTGAATAAAGTCTCCAATGAAAAATGTCTTGAAACCAATACGAATGAATCgttatataacaaaatggATAATTGTATaaacaaacaaaataatataaacaaacaaaataatataaatagacaaaatgatataaatagCCAAAATAGTATAGGTAGCCAAAATAGTATAGGTAGCCAAAATAGTGTAGGTAGccaaaataataaaaatcaCAAAAAATGTGTTAATAAAAGTAGgcaaaaatataataagatagagagaaaaaaaaaaaaaaatgcgAGTAGTTTATTGGGAGATAATTGTGTGCAAGAAACAGAGGATACTCACCatgaaaaaattttaaatgaCGATTGTTTAAATATGGAACAGAATAAAGAAATTGTAAATGATCATTTGAAGGAAatcgaaaaaaaaaatagcgataatgaaattaaagcagatataaatgatgaaaagTTACAGTTGGAAAGGGATTATGTCATAGAAGCTGCTGATCAAAATAAAGATGCCTTATCATTGTGTGCTTGTGTAGAGGAGGATAGAAAGAAGTATGTGACAAAAGAGAAAGTAAATGAAAAGGATATGGAATATGATaaagatgaaaaagatATGGAAGgtgataaaaatgaaaaggaaATGGAATATGATCAAGATGAAAAAGATATGGAAGgtgataaaaatgaaaaggaaATGGAATATGATCAAGATGAAAAAGATATGGAaggtgataataataaaaaggatatGGAATATGATCAAGATGAAAAAGATATGGAaggtgataataataaaaaggtTATGGAATATGATCAAGGTGCAAAAGATATGGAaggtgataataataaaaaggtTATGAAATATGATCAAGGTTCAAAAGATATGGAaggtgataataatgaaaaagatataacatgtgataataatattacacTTAACAATAACATTCctattaataatttcaatgataataatatagtGTGTAATTATAACCATAGAGATACGATAGAAGAAGctgataataattatgcTGTAGAGAATATTACACAAGTGAATAATATtgatgaaataaaattaaaaagaaaaagaaaaagaaaaaataatttttctgAATATATACAAGAAGAACGAGAagataattttataaaagataaaaattataatgcATTGAAAACCCTTAAGGATAGTAAAAGAATCCTTCTTAattgtaataaatatatagaggataataatatgtataaaatagAAGATAATGTCCAGAATAATAATGCGTGTGGAAATTTATTATGTGaagaaaaatgtaataattatagACAAATAGgtaaaaatgaaaagaatgaaaaaaatgacaAATATGATGATAGTAGAAAGGATAATACCGATATATgtaacaaaataaatttacCAAGAgtttatgataatattatccAGAGTGATAGTAacaatttaaataaatataaaggTTCTTCTTTTGCTTTAATTATACATGAGATATCTGATTTGCTATCATTAATAACAACGGTAgataaaagtaaaaataaaaataaaataaagcTAGTTAATATTGGACATCAATTGAATACTCTTATGAGATCACATTATGAACGTATTTATGATTGTGATAATTCTCTTGTTTGCactataaataaaataaaaaaattgtataaATGTTATACAAGTATGGaggaaaaatatttaaaaaaaaaaaaaaagcaaaatataaataagatAGAAAACGAGAACCTTGGAGGTAATAATGACGAGGAAGACCCTAATGATGGAATTAATATATCACATGAcgatttattaaatgaagaaacaaataatatagataataatattaaaaatgatatatataaatatacaatacaacataataataataataataataataataatgaaaaattaattcaagatcctttttttcaaaatgaGTTTATACAAGGAATAGATAATTACATAAATCAAAAGGATGAAACCGACTGTCATGacaatataaaagataaaatagATACACTCaattgttatataaatcaaaaattaaatatggGTTGTCAGAGTATTTTTATTGAAAAAGGAGATTATAAAAAGGTTTTAAATGAGATGGGTGAGAAGGTAATCTATgaggaaaataaaaaagataatcacgagggaaataaaaaagataatcacgaggaaaataaaaaagataatcacgaggaaaataatatagtggataatataaaaataaacgatgataataaaacaatggataatataaaaataaatgatgaGAATAATACAatggataatataaaaataaatgatgaGAATAAAACAatggataatataaaaataaatgatgaGAATAAAACAatggataatataaaaataaatgatgGGAATAATACAatggataatataaaaataaatgatgaGAATAATACAatggataatataaaaataaatgatgGGAATAATACAatggataatataaagaaaagtattattaaaaatattggAAGTATGGAATCTAAATCCACTGCTGTCACTTATAAAGAATGTGAGTTATCATTAAAAGAAGGaaatgaagaatatattgagtatttaaaaaaaaagaaaaaaattcttaATGAATTAGACAAATGCAAttctcattttttttttacatattttcataaagGCGAACTTATTGAATATCTGCATAACCAAATCAATATGCACATTGTAGAGTTTGATAAAGTATAccaattatatatatcacatTGA
- a CDS encoding putative membrane protein (conserved Plasmodium membrane protein, unknown function~part of same gene as PRSY57_1018900C, PRSY57_1018900B.2, PRSY57_1018900B.1~gap found within coding sequence) has translation GVKIDKCYLNILSDCSVLCFLDNSGILVNTNHSIKEICIYNSLNNKKDVSINNGVKNFPKNYNYLLTVIDIFMDNKSMYAYQRIKNIKLLHSLFLLSYYTQIPKYLRVLDEFKNNILNYMNQCDYSYLYICMCDIGNISFPYNKFVFHMLFFCIENKSDYELYKRKNSEIKKHKKIDISKNEIPYDVNDSSLGINIYDNLISRDNFVFIFIFHEKKKEKYHMFLK, from the exons gGTGTAAAAATTGACAAGTGTTATTTAAATATCTTAAGTGATTGCTCAGTCTTATGTTTTTTGGATAATAGCGGAATTCTCGTAAATACTAATCATAGTATTAAGgaaatatgtatttataacagtctcaataataaaaaagatgtCTCTATAAATAATGGTGTAAAGAATTTTCCaaagaattataattatctaTTAACAGttattgatatatttatggaTAACAAAAGTATGTATGCTTATCAAcgtataaaaaatattaagcTGTTGCATTCcttatttttgttatcGTATTATACTCAAATACCTAAATACCTTCG GGTACTAGACGAATTTAAGAATAACATTTTGAATTATATGAACCAATGTGATTATAGTTACTTGTATATTTGTATGTGTGATATTGGAAATATTTCATTCCCATACAACAAATTTGTCTTTCACAT GCTCTTTTTTTGTATTGAAAACAAAAGCGATTATGAGTTGTATAAGAGGAAAAACTCAGAGATAAAAAAGCATAAAAAGATAgatatttcaaaaaatgaaatacCTTACGATGTAAATGATAGTTCATTGGggataaatatttatgataatttaatatctagagataattttgtttttatatttattttccatgaaaaaaaaaaggagaaATATCACATGTTTCTCAAG
- a CDS encoding putative membrane protein (conserved Plasmodium membrane protein, unknown function~part of same gene as PRSY57_1018900C, PRSY57_1018900B.2, PRSY57_1018900A~transcript variant 1; alternatively spliced~gap found within coding sequence): YNEKPFPIRENEKFLSHLLSTTIFIGNSAVKLLTNNEIQTRINDFYDAGIRFVYFSKTDQINTRNVANLLGMETNWNTSISLSLNDKPSFKNRDGKVVIPSGINNIKTHIKEVDDIPLRVSSYSGCNQFNTAEMIKILLENNEIITCVGNSLNCSNFELYNLCNYSISVLLPFNTICKDCYGKKEKTNPFENQSSKNNPLMLYSSFINSFPCNLIIEKNSLDLSQNVMELVYKLLKSSRIHKKNVSLMIFLFYFYYSYLSFLVFIISMFFLPPFISVIDYLLFILLIIPMLSICLLRNNNNSTIMNDIPDKVISKQFLTKKMIFFLIKWIPMLVFSIILSCYYLQLINKNFVRNYIIRGSLNTYNMSQDLKRKLLKDINYYCNDNIYLLGSFYKCQLLIYSFYKNESMDNVNMVDTMIKQSQIFFFFYFSLFFFVSSLSNSD, encoded by the exons TTTATAATGAAAAGCCATTTCCAATAAGAGAAAACGAAAAGTTTTTATCTCATTTATTATCTACAACTATATTTATtg GCAACTCTGCGGTCAAACTTTTGACGAACAACGAAATTCAAACCAGGATAAATGATTTTTACgat gCAGGAATAAGGTTTGTATATTTTAGTAAGACTGATCAAATAAATACTAGGAATGTAGCCAACTTACTTGGAATGGAGACAAATTGGAATACATCCATTTCATTGAGCCTTAATGATAA GCCCAGCTTCAAAAACAGAGACGGCAAAGTTGTCATTCCAAGTggaataaataatataaagacACACATAAAAGAg GTTGACGATATTCCGTTACGTGTTTCTTCCTACTCAGGATGCAATCAGTTTAACACAGCTGAGATGATAAAGATTTTGTTG GAAAACaatgaaataataacatGTGTAGGAAATAGTTTGAACTGTAGTAACTTTGAACTTTACAATTTGTGTAATTATTCAATATCTGTGTTATTACCTTTTAATACGATTTGCAA AGATTGTTATGgcaaaaaagaaaagacGAACCCTTTTGAAAATCAATCATCAAAAAATAACCCCTTAATGTTATACTCATCTTTTATAAATAGTTTCCCATGCAACTTaattattgaaaaaaaCAGTTTGG ATTTATCTCAAAACGTGATGGAATTGgtttataaattattaaagaGTTCAAGAATTCACAAAAAAAACGTGTCTTTAATgatatttcttttttacttttactattcatatttatcttttttagtatttataatatcaatGTTTTTCCTACCCCCATTCATATCGGtaa TTgattatcttttatttattttgttaatCATACCCATGCTATCCATATGTTTGTTGCGAAACAATAATAACTCAACCATTATGAACGACATACCGGACAAAGTTATATCGAAACAGTTCTTAACAAAAAAGATG attttttttttgataaaatGGATCCCCATGCTCGTTTTTTCAATCATCTTGTCTTGTTATTACTTACAACTgataaacaaaaatttCGTCAGAAACTATATAATTAGGGGATCCCTGAATACTTATAATATGAGTCAGGATTTGAAAAGAAAGCTCTTGAAAGACATAAATTACTACTGCAAcgataatatatatttac TTGGATCCTTTTACAAGTGCcaattattaatttatagtttctataaaaatgaaagtATGGACAACGTGAATATGGTTGATACAATGATTAAACAATctcaaatttttttcttcttttatttttctcttttttttttcgtttcCTCTCTATCAAACAGCGataa
- a CDS encoding hypothetical protein (conserved Plasmodium protein, unknown function): protein MSNNKIEFYEQSLEEGKKKELFSDLEMYMNDDNLCYDSTNKLYNIQNKNEMISKNKETYNNMKVMHNKNEDIIKDRSIHLNDHASSIVDKDFFYNEYSPTIHNNIHNKNNEKNNSFYKCCNDKSDINKDNDVPIRSYGNIHKKNEEDDENGEDDEDEEDEKNESTANSIDKILRNIQDDILFKSNDSKTLEHCFKYNLFEEYNYPHMHQGKDENMYEHKESIYKKKPSCDKNQPPYNNEYIHDENMYKAYIWYDKKKYLYIWNKNIKVEDMRENLLTFCKKLTSENFYIVRIERISYEYNNTYPEIYEDDNLKNKNLDIYNMEQEKDSTLSREGDHTIVTLPFDDKNIMYYKKIYDNIYNYDCFDQIKNDKEYLIINNKRKVIKEKDIITEGNILKGSTLKENILKDNIFEDNILKDNILKDNTFEDNTFEDNTLEDNTFEDNILEDPLKFGEVLRAIEYTKEGCNLLKLTVFNIPHLRYFFVSKDLNFIKWYSSRKQDDQCKIYFNDINSLEVNYKNNKLFEHYKIDILKKLSFCIVYNNEKKKIILTCKSFCEYHYWITTIRALMFRSRKLKISRSILFSHLDDSFLKLAQDDILNKRDNDTIIDEINIYDRKHSEQHINPIFNNKSCDIIINQENERYNNTSSCYYKNKDKQNNFYVTYEKKNGKGLVCNKLNNDDPNMIQLKSFHLYKLISFPDYNIYQIKTKFYLLKEKFYKYKIFIEQALDDFIIKTEREHTNKYTSTDITQGDHELVGRNIRNGEYTIIYSNNKQEKRNEDMKVNVHHPVHHPVKDNVKDNMNDNVKDNMNDNVKDNMKYNMNDNVKYNVKDNMNDNVKYNMNDNVKDNRNDNVKYNMNDNVKYNMKDHFDTNKNICEEVHLSNYDYYDKSNILHCSKLKGKKKRYINKNNIHCLNEDNIFNIYEDIYTPDHNGEDTDNFKLFLIIKIFNNISNKFKDIQKNIFHVVQLMDMEKLDENKNQKTNLFSFDNLLKYSTDIYKMLQQTFGQNEKRQIIGEEKHVDILDNIQGQEIKQMHNMKKLTKMKNINNNNNNNNNNKIYCDNNNNIYCDNNNNNNIYCDNLTSDHNTKKDIPYYSQHKHIHTNEHNYFLLSKEKKQEFGKKKKKLIHHILFQLWMCEVDLGNIDDIYTVYMNNIKNKNNNININNFLINLDTSKIFNSISSQLSATILKYINL, encoded by the coding sequence atgtcaaataataaaattgaaTTTTACGAGCAGTCGTTGGAGGAGGGTAAAAAGAAGGAACTTTTTTCAGATTTAGAAATGTATATGAACGATGATAATTTGTGTTACGATTcaacaaataaattatataatatacaaaacaaaaatgaaatgataagtaaaaataaagaaacCTATAACAATATGAAAGTTATgcataataaaaatgaggacataataaaagataGATCAATTCATTTAAATGATCATGCGAGTAGTATTGTGGACAAggattttttttataatgaatatagTCCTActatacataataatatacataacaaaaataatgagaagaataattctttttataaatgttGTAACGATAAGAGcgatataaataaagataatgaTGTTCCCATTCGCTCATATGGTAATATACACAAGAAAAATGAAGAGGATGATGAAAATGGAgaagatgatgaagatgaaGAGGACGAGAAAAACGAATCGACAGCAAATTCAATTGATAAAATCTTAAGAAATATTCAAGAcgatattttatttaaaagtAATGATAGCAAAACCTTGGAACAttgttttaaatataatttatttgaGGAATATAATTATCCTCATATGCACCAAGGGAAAGATGAAAACATGTATGAACATAAAGAAagcatatataaaaaaaaacccTCATGTGATAAAAATCAACCTCCgtataataatgaatacATACATGATGAGAATATGTACAAAGCATACATTTGGTatgacaaaaaaaaatatctttatatatgGAATAAGAATATTAAGGTTGAAGACATGAGAGAGAACCTTCTGACCTTTTGTAAGAAACTTACAAGtgaaaatttttatattgtacGTATAGAAAGAAtatcatatgaatataataatacttatcctgaaatatatgaagatgataatttaaaaaataaaaatttggatatatataatatggaACAAGAAAAAGATTCTACATTATCACGTGAAGGCGATCATACTATTGTAACACTCCCATTCGATGACAAGAATATAATGtactataaaaaaatatatgataatatatataattatgattGTTTCGatcaaattaaaaatgataaggaatatttaataattaataataaaaggaaaGTGATTAAAGAGAAAGACATAATTACAGAAGGGAACATACTAAAAGGGAGCACAttaaaggaaaatatattaaaagacaatatatttgaagacaacatattaaaagataatatattaaaagacAACACATTTGAAGACAACACATTTGAAGACAACACACTTGAAGACAACACATTTGAAGACAACATATTAGAAGACCCACTAAAATTTGGAGAAGTACTTAGGGCTATTGAATATACAAAAGAAGGTtgtaatttattaaaactaaccgtttttaatattcctcatttaagatatttttttgtaagtaaagatttaaattttataaaatggTATTCATCTAGAAAACAAGATGACcaatgtaaaatatattttaatgatataaatagtTTAGAagtaaattataaaaataataaattatttgaaCATTATAAAATAGATATTTTAAAGAAGTTATCTTTTTGTAttgtttataataatgaaaagaaaaaaataattttaacaTGTAAAAGTTTTTGTGAATATCATTATTGGATAACAACTATTAGAGCTCTAATGTTTAGATCTAGGAAGCTAAAAATTAGTAGaagtattttattttctcaTTTGGATGATTCTTTTTTGAAGTTAGCACAAGATGATATTCTAAATAAAAGGGATAATGATACGATTATAGatgaaattaatatatatgatagAAAACATTCAGAACAACATATCAATCctatttttaataacaaAAGTTGTGATATCATAATTAATCAGGAAAATgaaagatataataatacatcttcttgttattataaaaacaaagataaacaaaataacTTTTATGTAACctatgaaaagaaaaatggAAAAGGACTTGTATGTAATAAActaaataatgatgatcCAAATATGATACAATTAAAATCATTTCAtctttataaattaatatcatttcctgattataatatatatcagATTAAAACTaagttttatttattaaaggaaaaattttataaatataaaatatttatagaGCAGGCCTTAGACGactttattataaaaacgGAAAGAGAacatacaaataaatatacttCCACGGACATTACACAGGGTGATCATGAGTTAGTAGGAAGAAATATACGAAATGGGGAATATACAATTAtttatagtaataataaacagGAAAAGAGGAATGAAGACATGAAGGTAAATGTGCATCATCCTGTGCATCATCCTGTGAAGGATAATGTGAAGGATAATATGAACGATAATGTGAAGGATAATATGAACGATAATGTGAAGGATAATATGAAGTATAATATGAACGATAATGTGAAGTATAATGTGAAGGATAATATGAACGATAATGTGAAGTATAATATGAACGATAATGTGAAGGATAATAGGAACGATAATGTGAAGTATAATATGAACGATAATGTGAAGTATAATATGAAGGATCATTTTGACACAAATAAGAACATATGTGAAGAAGTACATCTTTCtaattatgattattatgataagTCAAATATACTACATTGTTCAAAattaaaaggaaaaaagaaaagatatataaataaaaataatatacattgcttaaatgaagataacatttttaacatatatgaagatatatatacacCAGATCATAATGGAGAAGATACCgataattttaaattatttttaattattaaaatatttaataatataagtaACAAATTTAAAGacattcaaaaaaatattttccatGTTGTTCAACTTATGGATATGGAAAAATtagatgaaaataaaaatcaaaaaacaaatttattttcatttgataatcttttaaaatatagtacagatatatacaaaatgtTACAACAAACATTTGgacaaaatgaaaagagGCAAATAATAGGGGAAGAAAAACATGTGGATATTTTGGATAATATACAGGGACAGGAAATAAAGCAAATGcataatatgaaaaagttaacaaaaatgaaaaatataaataataataataataataataataacaataaaatttattgtgataataataataatatttattgtgataataataataataataatatttattgtGATAATTTAACCTCTGATcataatacaaaaaaagaCATACCATATTATAGTCAACACAAACATATACATACTAATgaacataattattttttattgtcaaaagaaaagaaacaagaatttggaaaaaaaaaaaaaaaattaattcaTCATATTCTCTTTCAATTGTGGATGTGCGAAGTAGACCTTGGAAACATTGATGATATTTATACtgtatatatgaataacataaagaacaaaaataataacattaatataaataattttctaataaatttagatacttctaaaatttttaattcgATATCGTCACAATTATCTGCAACCatattgaaatatattaatttatga